A stretch of Roseibium porphyridii DNA encodes these proteins:
- a CDS encoding J domain-containing protein, which produces MRDPYSVLGVAKSASEGDIKKAFRKLAKKYHPDQNKNDPGAQQRFAEVNQAYEIVGDKEKRAQFDRGEIDAEGKQKFHAGGFEGFTGHQDFGSAGGSRGFKNSGGSGAFDDILNDIFGSFGKGGSRGRAGAGAGPGGGFAGGAQTRSAPKAKGKNAEIIARASLEDIVNSGKTQVTLPNSKTVNVTLPKGVVEGEKIRLKGQGHPGENGGPAGDAMVEIRFRQHPLFEVKGSDLHLDLPLALYEAVLGAKVRTPTLTGAVNLTIPENASSGKTMRLKGKGLPTKTGGHGDLLVKLQIVMPPHNDEELETLMKAWKEITPYRARGPEFD; this is translated from the coding sequence AGTACCACCCCGATCAAAATAAAAACGATCCGGGTGCACAACAGCGTTTTGCCGAAGTGAACCAAGCTTACGAGATTGTCGGCGACAAGGAAAAGCGCGCCCAGTTCGATCGCGGAGAGATTGATGCAGAGGGCAAGCAGAAATTCCACGCCGGTGGTTTTGAAGGCTTCACCGGCCATCAGGACTTCGGCTCTGCTGGCGGGTCCAGAGGCTTCAAGAACTCAGGCGGCTCTGGCGCTTTTGACGACATTCTGAACGACATTTTCGGCAGCTTCGGCAAGGGTGGCTCTCGCGGTCGCGCCGGTGCTGGAGCGGGGCCTGGCGGTGGTTTCGCCGGAGGCGCGCAAACCAGATCCGCCCCTAAAGCCAAAGGCAAAAACGCTGAAATCATCGCGCGTGCATCGCTCGAGGATATCGTCAACTCCGGCAAAACGCAGGTCACGCTACCCAATAGCAAGACCGTGAATGTGACCTTGCCCAAAGGGGTCGTCGAGGGTGAAAAGATCCGTCTCAAGGGACAAGGACATCCAGGTGAGAATGGCGGGCCTGCCGGCGATGCCATGGTCGAAATCCGCTTTCGCCAACATCCGCTGTTCGAAGTGAAAGGCTCGGATTTGCATCTTGATTTGCCGCTGGCGCTTTATGAGGCGGTTCTGGGAGCAAAAGTCCGCACTCCGACACTTACGGGTGCGGTCAATTTGACAATCCCGGAAAACGCCTCCAGTGGGAAAACCATGCGACTGAAAGGCAAGGGTCTTCCAACCAAGACCGGTGGCCATGGCGACCTTCTGGTCAAGCTGCAGATCGTGATGCCGCCTCACAATGACGAAGAGCTGGAAACGCTCATGAAAGCCTGGAAGGAAATCACACCTTATCGGGCCCGCGGTCCGGAATTCGACTGA